The following proteins are co-located in the Frigidibacter mobilis genome:
- the aspS gene encoding aspartate--tRNA ligase produces MHAYRSHTCAALNKDHAGEAVRLSGWVHRVRDHGGVLFIDLRDHYGMTQIICDGDSPAFAALEKVRAEWVVRIDGTVKLRDASLVNAKIPTGEIEVYAREIEVLGPAEELPLPVFGDQDYPEETRLTYRFLDLRREGLHRKMMLRSNVVRSIRNRMWDSGFTEFQTPIITASSPEGARDFLVPSRLHPGKFYALPQAPQQFKQLIMVAGFDRYFQIAPCFRDEDPRADRSPTDFYQLDVEMSFVTQEDVFAAVQPVIQGLFEEFAPEKTVHADWPLIPYKEALLKYGSDKPDLRNPIEMQVVSEHFAGSGFAIFAKLLEQEGTEVRAIPAPGGGSRKFCDRMNAFAQSQGLPGMGYIFWRHNPLPEEARNNPQDPRFVERFREVTAHLKTGLHGVSLEDINGYTRDSIEYNDAVTCLELEAAGPLAKNIGPERTEDIRKQLGLGVGDAAFFLGGKPETFEAVAGRARNEIGRELGLVEEGCFRFAWIVDFPMFEKTDEGKIDFSHNPFSMPQGGLAALQGDPLKVLAYQYDLACNGYELISGGIRNHTPEIMFKAFEIAGYPASEVEKRFGGMVKAFKYGAPPHGGCAAGIDRMVMLLADESNIREVIMFPMNQRAEDLMMGAPSEPMNEQLRELRLRVIPKD; encoded by the coding sequence ATGCACGCCTATCGCAGCCATACCTGTGCCGCACTGAACAAGGATCACGCCGGCGAGGCCGTGCGCCTGTCGGGCTGGGTGCACCGGGTGCGAGATCATGGCGGGGTGTTGTTCATCGACCTGCGCGACCATTACGGGATGACCCAGATCATCTGTGACGGCGACAGCCCGGCCTTTGCGGCGCTGGAAAAGGTGCGTGCCGAATGGGTGGTGCGGATCGACGGCACGGTGAAGCTGCGCGATGCCTCGCTGGTCAATGCCAAGATCCCGACCGGCGAGATCGAGGTCTATGCGCGCGAGATCGAGGTGCTGGGCCCGGCGGAAGAACTGCCGCTGCCGGTGTTCGGCGACCAGGACTACCCCGAGGAAACCCGGCTGACCTATCGCTTCCTCGACCTGCGGCGCGAGGGGCTGCACCGCAAGATGATGCTGCGGTCCAACGTGGTGCGGTCCATTCGCAACCGGATGTGGGACAGCGGCTTTACCGAGTTCCAGACGCCGATCATCACCGCGTCTTCGCCTGAGGGCGCGCGCGACTTTCTGGTGCCCTCGCGCCTGCATCCGGGCAAGTTCTATGCGCTGCCGCAGGCGCCCCAGCAGTTCAAGCAGCTTATCATGGTGGCGGGCTTCGACCGCTATTTCCAGATCGCGCCCTGTTTCCGCGACGAAGACCCGCGCGCCGACCGCTCGCCCACCGACTTCTACCAGCTCGATGTCGAGATGAGCTTCGTGACGCAAGAGGACGTGTTCGCCGCCGTGCAGCCGGTGATCCAGGGGCTCTTCGAGGAATTCGCGCCCGAGAAGACTGTCCATGCCGACTGGCCGCTGATCCCCTACAAGGAGGCGCTGCTGAAATACGGCAGCGACAAGCCCGACCTGCGCAACCCGATCGAGATGCAGGTGGTCAGCGAGCATTTCGCCGGATCGGGCTTTGCGATCTTCGCCAAGCTGCTGGAGCAGGAGGGGACCGAGGTCCGCGCCATCCCGGCGCCGGGCGGCGGCTCGCGCAAGTTCTGTGACCGGATGAATGCGTTTGCGCAGAGCCAAGGGCTGCCGGGGATGGGGTATATCTTCTGGCGGCACAATCCACTCCCGGAGGAAGCTCGAAATAATCCGCAAGACCCCCGCTTCGTGGAGCGCTTCAGAGAAGTTACTGCCCACTTGAAAACTGGGTTGCACGGCGTTTCTTTGGAGGACATCAACGGATATACCCGTGACAGCATTGAGTATAACGATGCGGTTACGTGCCTTGAGCTCGAAGCCGCCGGCCCCCTCGCCAAGAACATCGGCCCCGAACGCACCGAAGATATCCGAAAGCAACTCGGCCTCGGCGTCGGCGACGCCGCCTTCTTCCTCGGCGGCAAGCCCGAGACCTTCGAGGCGGTGGCGGGCCGGGCGCGCAACGAGATCGGGCGCGAGTTGGGGCTGGTCGAGGAGGGTTGCTTCCGCTTTGCCTGGATCGTCGATTTCCCGATGTTCGAGAAGACCGACGAGGGCAAGATCGACTTCAGCCACAACCCGTTCTCGATGCCGCAGGGCGGCCTCGCCGCGCTGCAGGGCGATCCCTTGAAGGTGCTGGCCTATCAGTATGACCTGGCCTGCAACGGCTATGAGCTGATTTCGGGCGGCATCCGCAACCATACGCCGGAAATCATGTTCAAGGCGTTCGAGATTGCGGGCTACCCGGCCTCGGAAGTCGAAAAGCGCTTTGGCGGCATGGTGAAGGCGTTCAAATACGGCGCGCCGCCGCACGGGGGCTGCGCGGCCGGCATCGACCGGATGGTGATGCTGCTGGCGGACGAGAGCAATATCCGCGAGGTCATCATGTTCCCGATGAACCAGCGCGCGGAAGACCTGATGATGGGCGCGCCGAGCGAGCCGATGAACGAACAGCTGCGGGAACTGCGGCTGCGGGTGATCCCGAAGGACTGA
- a CDS encoding DUF1800 domain-containing protein — protein MPSVSTISAIRFGTGLRPRKAGLAPARLDAAALLGELAAPDPMPARFPVLTRAEAETMAGQVRPGRRAAEEGAAKGDPAPELAYRALLQELRFASFRGAQLTLARAVDAQIGFRERLLQFWTDHFTARPRGPDMGPMAQVFAEEAIRPHLAGRFADMLKAADTHPLMLVYLDQTVSVGPNSQAGRKGGGLNENLAREMLELHTLGVGGSYGQADVRQLALLLTGLFWTYRAGWAFDPTRAEPGAETVLGESYGGAVPADVSEIHAALEDLALHPDTGRHLAWKLAVHFTSDDPDAGMVEDMAAAYARGGGALMPVYAAMLDHPAAWETFGAKTRQPQDFLVAALRSLGVSGAQVAQLAPGAVNNHLLGPLRRMGQPFAGPPGPDGWPEAASSWITPQGLAARIDWAMTAPRHWTRPLPDPRHLLRAALDDAAGERLVWAVGRAETAAEGAGLVLASPDFNRR, from the coding sequence ATGCCCTCGGTTTCCACCATTTCCGCGATCCGGTTTGGCACCGGCCTGCGCCCGCGCAAGGCCGGGCTGGCGCCGGCGCGGCTGGATGCTGCGGCGCTGCTGGGCGAACTGGCGGCGCCCGACCCGATGCCGGCGCGGTTCCCGGTGCTGACCCGTGCCGAGGCCGAGACGATGGCCGGGCAGGTGCGCCCGGGGCGCCGCGCGGCCGAGGAGGGCGCGGCCAAGGGCGATCCCGCGCCCGAGTTGGCCTACCGGGCGCTGCTGCAGGAGTTGCGCTTTGCCAGCTTCCGGGGCGCGCAGCTGACACTGGCGCGCGCCGTCGATGCGCAGATCGGCTTTCGAGAGCGGCTGTTGCAGTTCTGGACCGACCATTTCACCGCCCGGCCACGGGGACCCGACATGGGACCGATGGCGCAGGTCTTTGCCGAAGAGGCGATCCGCCCGCATCTGGCGGGGCGGTTCGCCGACATGCTGAAGGCGGCCGATACGCATCCGCTGATGCTGGTCTATCTGGACCAGACCGTCTCTGTCGGCCCCAATTCTCAGGCCGGGCGCAAGGGCGGCGGGCTGAACGAGAACTTGGCGCGCGAGATGCTGGAGCTGCATACGCTGGGGGTGGGCGGCAGCTATGGGCAGGCCGATGTGCGGCAATTGGCGTTGCTGCTGACCGGGCTGTTCTGGACCTATCGCGCCGGTTGGGCGTTCGATCCCACCCGCGCCGAGCCGGGGGCGGAAACAGTGCTGGGCGAGTCCTATGGCGGCGCGGTACCGGCGGATGTGTCCGAGATCCATGCCGCGCTGGAGGATCTGGCGCTGCACCCTGATACCGGGCGGCATCTGGCGTGGAAACTGGCGGTGCATTTCACCTCGGACGATCCCGACGCGGGGATGGTTGAGGATATGGCAGCGGCCTATGCGCGGGGCGGCGGCGCGCTGATGCCGGTCTATGCCGCGATGCTGGACCATCCCGCCGCCTGGGAGACATTTGGCGCCAAGACGCGGCAGCCGCAGGATTTTCTGGTGGCGGCGTTGCGGTCGCTGGGTGTTTCGGGCGCGCAGGTAGCCCAGCTTGCGCCCGGTGCTGTGAACAATCACCTGCTGGGGCCGCTGCGGCGGATGGGCCAGCCCTTTGCCGGCCCTCCCGGCCCCGATGGCTGGCCCGAGGCGGCAAGCAGCTGGATCACCCCGCAGGGGCTGGCTGCACGGATCGACTGGGCGATGACCGCGCCGCGGCACTGGACCAGGCCGCTGCCCGACCCGCGCCATCTGCTGCGTGCCGCGCTGGACGATGCGGCAGGCGAGCGGCTGGTCTGGGCGGTGGGCCGGGCCGAGACCGCGGCCGAGGGTGCGGGGCTGGTCCTGGCCTCGCCCGATTTCAACAGGCGTTAG
- a CDS encoding DUF1501 domain-containing protein, whose protein sequence is MLNRRLFLQGSALIGCSAAAHPLMSTATFAAAPGENRLVVIILRGAMDGLDLVQPRGDADFAAYRPGLAALAVGAEGGALPLDDFWAAHPGLAGLMPLWLSGELGFVHATSTPYRDKRSHFDGQDLLEAGTGMDALPGMAREGWLNRMLQVMPDVRSQTAFSVGAEEMLILAGAARAASWTPSSRLELSAQARLLLDHVYHDDPLFRDAATEAVELSTDIGAGDKMAKSMVAEPNRQQLKLAEFAAARLREETRIASFSVGGWDTHRNQPGVMMSGLQRLSETVLALKAGLGPVWGRTTVLAMTEFGRTVRENGSRGTDHGTGGAMLVAGGAVRGGRVHGRWPGLAEADLYAGRDLMPTSDVRAWAGWAMRGLYGLDTGLIERTVFPGLEMGGDPGLLL, encoded by the coding sequence ATGCTGAACCGAAGGTTGTTCCTGCAAGGCTCCGCGCTGATCGGCTGTTCGGCCGCGGCGCATCCCTTGATGTCTACCGCCACCTTTGCCGCCGCGCCGGGCGAGAACCGGCTGGTGGTCATCATCTTGCGCGGGGCGATGGACGGGCTGGATCTGGTGCAGCCCCGCGGCGACGCGGATTTTGCGGCCTATCGCCCGGGCCTGGCCGCGCTGGCGGTGGGGGCCGAGGGCGGTGCGCTGCCGCTGGATGACTTCTGGGCGGCACATCCGGGGTTGGCCGGTCTGATGCCGCTGTGGTTGAGCGGGGAGCTGGGCTTCGTTCACGCGACTTCCACCCCCTACCGCGACAAGCGCAGCCATTTCGACGGGCAGGATCTCCTGGAGGCCGGTACCGGCATGGATGCTCTGCCGGGAATGGCGCGCGAGGGCTGGCTGAACCGGATGCTGCAGGTGATGCCCGACGTGCGGTCGCAGACGGCGTTCTCTGTCGGGGCGGAGGAGATGTTGATTCTGGCGGGCGCGGCCCGGGCGGCCAGCTGGACCCCGAGTTCCCGTCTGGAACTGTCGGCGCAGGCACGGCTGCTGCTGGACCATGTCTATCACGACGATCCCCTGTTCCGTGATGCCGCGACCGAGGCTGTGGAACTGAGTACGGATATCGGGGCGGGCGACAAGATGGCCAAGTCTATGGTTGCGGAGCCCAACCGCCAGCAGCTGAAACTGGCGGAGTTCGCCGCCGCCCGGCTGCGCGAGGAAACCCGCATCGCCTCGTTCTCGGTCGGGGGCTGGGACACGCATCGCAACCAGCCCGGCGTGATGATGTCCGGGTTGCAGCGGCTGTCGGAGACGGTGCTGGCGCTGAAGGCAGGGCTGGGACCGGTCTGGGGCCGCACGACGGTGCTGGCGATGACCGAGTTCGGCCGCACCGTGCGCGAGAATGGATCCCGGGGCACCGATCATGGCACTGGTGGCGCGATGCTGGTGGCGGGCGGCGCGGTGCGCGGCGGGCGGGTGCATGGCCGCTGGCCGGGTTTGGCCGAGGCCGACCTTTATGCTGGGCGCGACCTGATGCCGACCAGCGACGTGCGCGCCTGGGCCGGCTGGGCGATGCGCGGGCTCTACGGGCTCGACACCGGGCTGATCGAGCGGACGGTGTTCCCGGGGCTGGAGATGGGCGGCGACCCCGGGCTGCTGCTGTAG
- a CDS encoding GNAT family N-acetyltransferase, whose product MQRKFGEPVENWVAPPRPGPGALEGQWARLERLEPEDHAADLFRANSADDAIWDYLPYGPFAALAGYHRWMREMAGQADPFFYAIRDLESGHLGGVASYLRISPEIGSIELGHINLAPELQRTRAATEALVLMMEWAFAAGYRRFEWKCNALNLGSRRAAQRLGFSYEGTFRQAAIVKGRNRDTAWFAVTDGDWPALAEAFRVWLSPGNFTDAGMQIERLSDLTALVRVSSDPALD is encoded by the coding sequence ATGCAGCGCAAGTTCGGCGAGCCGGTGGAGAATTGGGTGGCGCCGCCGCGGCCGGGACCGGGCGCGCTGGAAGGCCAGTGGGCCCGGCTGGAGCGGCTGGAGCCCGAGGACCATGCCGCGGACCTGTTCCGCGCCAATTCCGCCGATGACGCGATCTGGGATTACCTGCCCTATGGGCCCTTCGCGGCGCTGGCGGGCTATCATCGCTGGATGCGCGAGATGGCCGGGCAGGCGGATCCGTTCTTCTATGCGATCCGCGATCTGGAGAGCGGGCATCTGGGCGGGGTGGCCAGCTATCTGCGCATCAGCCCCGAGATCGGCAGCATCGAGCTGGGCCATATCAACCTTGCGCCCGAACTGCAGCGGACCCGAGCCGCGACCGAGGCGCTGGTGCTGATGATGGAATGGGCCTTTGCCGCCGGCTATCGGCGGTTCGAGTGGAAATGCAATGCGCTGAACCTTGGCTCGCGCCGGGCGGCGCAGCGGCTGGGCTTCAGCTATGAGGGCACGTTCCGGCAGGCGGCGATCGTCAAGGGCCGCAACCGGGACACCGCCTGGTTCGCGGTGACCGATGGCGACTGGCCGGCGCTGGCCGAGGCGTTCCGGGTCTGGCTGTCGCCGGGGAATTTCACCGATGCCGGGATGCAGATCGAGCGGCTGTCGGACCTGACGGCGCTGGTGCGGGTCAGCTCGGACCCGGCGCTGGACTGA
- a CDS encoding response regulator, protein MTDDLPPPPSPAPRRREDVSAFMTHPAPAPIRPLQGLTVLLVEDSRFASEAIRLLCLRSGARIRRADSLRTAHRHLATYRPSAVIVDMGLPDGSGADLIRELAALQPRMSVILGTSGSDDLETLAMAAGADGFLSKPVESLALFQAAVLAALPPTRHPPGPRALPGEIIHPDPLALRDDLVLAADLLADAEEDETRPPPDAARDPAETGLPRHPAARGAALDYVAQFIGGLARSSRDNALAEAASALQRDRAAGRETRADRSRLSRLVQARLAAGSVL, encoded by the coding sequence ATGACCGACGATCTGCCGCCCCCACCCTCGCCTGCCCCTCGCCGACGTGAAGACGTGTCCGCCTTCATGACCCACCCGGCCCCCGCCCCCATCCGCCCACTGCAGGGGCTGACGGTGCTGCTGGTCGAGGACAGCCGCTTCGCCTCCGAGGCGATACGGCTTTTGTGTCTGCGCTCGGGCGCCCGCATCCGCCGCGCCGACAGCCTGCGCACCGCGCATCGGCATCTGGCGACATACCGGCCTTCGGCGGTGATCGTCGACATGGGCCTGCCCGACGGCTCCGGCGCCGACCTGATCCGCGAGCTTGCAGCGCTGCAGCCGCGGATGTCGGTGATCCTCGGAACCTCGGGCTCGGATGATCTCGAGACACTGGCGATGGCGGCAGGGGCGGACGGCTTCCTGTCCAAACCCGTGGAAAGCCTGGCGCTGTTCCAGGCCGCAGTGCTGGCCGCCCTGCCCCCAACGCGGCACCCCCCCGGCCCCCGCGCCCTGCCCGGCGAGATCATCCACCCCGACCCTCTAGCGCTGCGAGACGATCTGGTGCTGGCCGCAGACCTGCTGGCGGACGCAGAAGAGGACGAGACCCGCCCCCCCCCCGACGCTGCCCGCGACCCGGCCGAGACGGGCCTGCCGCGCCACCCCGCCGCCCGGGGCGCTGCCCTAGACTATGTCGCGCAATTCATCGGCGGCCTCGCCCGGAGCAGCCGTGACAACGCCCTCGCCGAAGCCGCCTCCGCCCTGCAACGCGACCGCGCTGCCGGACGAGAGACCCGTGCCGACCGCTCCCGCCTCAGCCGCCTCGTGCAGGCCCGCCTCGCCGCCGGATCGGTGCTCTGA
- the mce gene encoding methylmalonyl-CoA epimerase, producing MIGRLNHVAIAVPDLAAAAEQYRSTLGAAVGAPQDEPDHGVTVVFIELPNTKIELLYPLGENSPITGFLEKNPAGGIHHICYEVDDILAARDRLQASGARVLGTGEPKIGAHGKPVLFLHPKDFNGCLVELEQV from the coding sequence ATGATCGGACGCCTGAACCATGTCGCCATTGCCGTGCCGGACCTGGCCGCGGCGGCCGAGCAGTATCGCAGCACGCTTGGCGCAGCCGTCGGCGCGCCGCAGGACGAGCCCGATCACGGCGTGACCGTGGTGTTCATCGAACTGCCGAACACCAAGATCGAGCTGCTGTATCCGCTGGGGGAGAACTCCCCGATCACCGGGTTCCTGGAGAAGAACCCGGCGGGGGGCATCCATCACATCTGTTATGAGGTCGATGACATCCTGGCGGCGCGCGACCGGCTGCAAGCCTCGGGCGCGCGGGTTCTGGGCACGGGCGAGCCGAAGATCGGCGCGCATGGCAAGCCGGTGCTGTTCCTGCACCCCAAGGATTTCAACGGCTGCCTTGTCGAACTGGAGCAGGTCTGA
- a CDS encoding DUF1467 family protein, whose product MSITSAVVLFAILWFLTFFVVLPIRFQSQAEAGSVVPGTPASAPSTEMVGRKARLTTFIAIGLWCVIAGIIVSGWITVQDLDWFHRMGPGGGWYGAQPEALAN is encoded by the coding sequence ATGTCCATTACCTCTGCCGTCGTGCTGTTTGCGATCCTGTGGTTCCTGACCTTCTTCGTGGTGCTGCCGATCCGGTTTCAGAGCCAGGCCGAGGCCGGCTCGGTGGTGCCGGGCACGCCTGCCTCGGCGCCGTCCACAGAGATGGTGGGGCGCAAGGCGCGGCTGACCACATTCATCGCCATCGGCCTGTGGTGCGTGATCGCCGGGATCATCGTGTCGGGCTGGATCACCGTGCAGGATCTGGACTGGTTCCACCGGATGGGGCCGGGCGGCGGCTGGTACGGGGCGCAGCCGGAAGCGCTGGCGAACTGA
- a CDS encoding NYN domain-containing protein has protein sequence MTAPLILLGLSLATLAAAFALPGLSDLMLLAAPCTLASLWLLLRAALGKDRQKWIVVDGSNVMHWNGNVPQIETLQEVLGHLIRHGYTPGVVFDANAGYLIAGRYLNDRALARMLGLPPKRVIVVPRGSPADPTVLAVARDLGARIVSNDRYRDWADGHPELQEPGWLIRGDYRDGRLRMDLR, from the coding sequence ATGACCGCCCCGCTGATCCTGCTTGGCCTCTCGCTTGCCACGCTCGCCGCCGCCTTCGCGCTGCCGGGCCTTTCGGACCTGATGCTGCTGGCCGCCCCCTGCACGCTGGCAAGCCTGTGGCTGCTGCTGCGCGCCGCATTGGGCAAGGACCGGCAGAAATGGATCGTGGTCGATGGCTCCAACGTGATGCACTGGAACGGCAATGTCCCGCAGATCGAGACACTGCAGGAGGTGCTGGGGCATCTCATCCGCCACGGCTACACCCCCGGCGTGGTCTTCGATGCCAATGCCGGCTACCTGATCGCGGGCCGCTACCTCAATGACCGCGCGCTGGCCCGGATGCTGGGGCTTCCGCCCAAGCGGGTGATTGTGGTGCCCAGGGGCAGCCCCGCCGATCCCACGGTTCTGGCAGTCGCCCGCGATCTGGGCGCGCGGATCGTCAGCAATGACCGCTACCGCGATTGGGCGGACGGGCACCCGGAACTCCAGGAACCCGGCTGGCTGATCCGCGGCGACTACCGCGATGGCAGGTTGCGCATGGACCTGCGCTAA
- a CDS encoding EI24 domain-containing protein, which produces MILTSFAAALGQLTDGRFLRVLMLGVGLTLALLFALYTVFITLIGWVTPDTMTLPVLGEVRWIDDLLSWGSILLMIGLSVFLMVPVASAFTGLFLDDVAEAVEAEHYPGLPPAAGTAFLDGLIDSVNFFGVLVAVNLLALVAYVFVGPFAPVLFWAVNGYLLGREYFTLVAMRRIGRQGAAVMRRRYSGRIWLAGVLMAMPLSIPVVNLLVPLLGAATFTHLYHKTRAAEAR; this is translated from the coding sequence ATGATCCTCACCAGCTTTGCCGCTGCCCTCGGCCAGCTGACCGACGGGCGCTTCCTGCGCGTGCTGATGCTGGGCGTCGGGCTGACGCTGGCCCTCCTGTTCGCGCTTTATACCGTGTTCATCACTCTGATCGGCTGGGTGACGCCCGACACCATGACCCTGCCCGTCCTGGGCGAGGTGCGCTGGATCGACGACCTGCTGTCCTGGGGCTCCATCCTGCTGATGATCGGGCTGTCGGTGTTCCTGATGGTGCCGGTCGCCTCGGCCTTCACCGGCCTCTTCCTCGACGATGTGGCCGAGGCGGTGGAGGCAGAGCATTACCCCGGCCTGCCCCCCGCCGCCGGCACGGCCTTCCTCGACGGGCTGATCGATTCCGTGAACTTCTTCGGGGTGCTGGTTGCGGTGAACCTGTTGGCGCTGGTGGCCTATGTCTTTGTCGGACCCTTCGCGCCGGTGCTGTTCTGGGCCGTGAACGGCTATCTGCTGGGGCGCGAGTATTTCACGCTGGTGGCAATGCGCCGCATCGGGCGGCAGGGCGCCGCGGTGATGCGCCGGCGCTATTCCGGGCGGATCTGGCTGGCGGGGGTGCTGATGGCGATGCCGCTGTCGATCCCGGTGGTGAACCTGCTGGTGCCGCTGCTGGGGGCCGCGACCTTCACCCATCTCTACCACAAGACCCGCGCCGCCGAGGCGCGCTGA
- a CDS encoding nitroreductase family protein, which translates to MPAPNPAALDFLLTRRSRPAKTLAAPGPDRAALEPILTAALRVPDHGKLEPWRLIVLEGAALARLARLAADLGEASGRVPEQTAKGVSQFAESPLCVAVVAVPRPTDKVPAWEQDLSAGCVCLNLVSAALAAGWGACWLTGWPAYDAAFLSGLGLAPGERIAGFVHIGTETAAPPERPRPDLSATVSWVSE; encoded by the coding sequence ATGCCTGCCCCCAATCCCGCCGCGCTCGACTTCCTCCTGACCCGCCGCTCGCGCCCCGCCAAGACCCTTGCCGCCCCGGGCCCGGACCGCGCCGCGCTGGAGCCGATCCTGACCGCCGCGCTGCGCGTGCCCGATCATGGCAAGCTGGAGCCCTGGCGGCTGATCGTGCTGGAGGGCGCCGCGCTGGCGCGCCTGGCGCGGCTCGCCGCCGATCTGGGCGAAGCCTCGGGCAGGGTGCCGGAACAGACCGCCAAGGGCGTCTCGCAATTCGCCGAAAGCCCGCTTTGCGTGGCCGTCGTCGCCGTGCCGCGCCCCACCGACAAGGTGCCGGCCTGGGAGCAGGACCTGTCGGCGGGCTGCGTCTGCCTGAACCTGGTCAGCGCCGCGCTGGCGGCTGGCTGGGGCGCCTGCTGGCTGACCGGCTGGCCGGCCTATGACGCCGCCTTCCTGTCGGGCCTCGGCCTCGCCCCGGGCGAGCGCATCGCCGGTTTCGTCCATATCGGCACCGAGACCGCCGCCCCGCCCGAGCGCCCGCGCCCGGACCTCTCCGCCACCGTCAGCTGGGTTTCCGAATGA
- a CDS encoding class II histone deacetylase: protein MTATTGFFTDERCFWHGGGNYALTLPVGGLVQPGGGLPESPETKRRLKNLLEVTGLMRELAVRSAPEATREELLRVHPASYLDAFKAASDAGGGELGLRTPFGRGGYEIAALSAGLATGALRAVLKGELANAYSLSRPPGHHALPDFPNGFCLLNNIAIAVRAVQAEGLARRVAVIDWDVHHGNGTEAIFWEDPEVLTLSIHQERNYPLDTGDAMARGAGRGHGFNVNLPLPPGAGHDSYLEVMDRIILPLLARFRPEVIVVACGYDASAMDPLGRMLATAETFRELTRMAKAAADELCGGKLVLVHEGGYSEVHVPFCGHAVMEELSGSSTRAPDPLAATLAARQPGPAARAFHGAQIDALAAMFL, encoded by the coding sequence ATGACTGCCACCACAGGCTTTTTCACCGACGAGCGCTGCTTCTGGCACGGGGGCGGCAACTATGCGCTGACCCTGCCGGTGGGCGGGCTGGTGCAACCGGGCGGCGGGCTGCCAGAAAGCCCCGAGACCAAGCGGCGGCTGAAGAACCTGCTGGAGGTGACCGGCCTGATGCGGGAGCTTGCCGTGCGATCGGCCCCCGAGGCGACGCGCGAGGAGCTGCTACGCGTCCATCCCGCCAGCTACCTCGACGCCTTCAAGGCCGCCTCCGACGCGGGCGGCGGAGAGCTTGGCCTGCGTACCCCCTTTGGTCGTGGCGGTTACGAGATCGCCGCGCTGTCGGCGGGGCTGGCGACCGGCGCGCTGCGCGCCGTGCTGAAGGGCGAGCTTGCCAATGCCTATTCCCTCTCGCGCCCGCCGGGCCACCATGCTCTGCCCGATTTCCCCAACGGCTTTTGCCTGCTCAACAACATCGCCATCGCCGTGCGCGCCGTGCAGGCCGAAGGGCTGGCCCGCCGTGTCGCGGTGATCGACTGGGACGTTCACCACGGCAATGGCACCGAGGCGATCTTCTGGGAGGATCCCGAGGTGCTGACCCTCTCGATCCACCAGGAGCGCAACTATCCGCTGGATACCGGCGATGCGATGGCGCGGGGGGCCGGGCGCGGGCATGGCTTCAACGTCAACCTGCCGCTGCCACCCGGTGCCGGGCATGACAGCTACCTCGAGGTGATGGACCGCATCATCCTGCCGCTGCTGGCGCGGTTCCGGCCCGAGGTGATCGTGGTCGCCTGCGGCTATGATGCCTCGGCGATGGACCCGCTGGGGCGGATGCTGGCCACCGCCGAGACCTTCCGCGAGCTGACGCGGATGGCCAAGGCCGCCGCGGACGAGCTGTGTGGCGGCAAGCTGGTGCTGGTGCATGAGGGCGGCTATTCCGAGGTGCATGTGCCCTTCTGCGGCCATGCGGTGATGGAAGAGCTGTCGGGCAGCAGCACCCGCGCCCCCGATCCCTTGGCCGCAACCCTCGCCGCCCGCCAGCCCGGCCCCGCCGCCCGCGCCTTTCACGGCGCGCAGATCGACGCGCTGGCCGCGATGTTCCTCTAG
- a CDS encoding DUF167 domain-containing protein — MADDLTALAQPGAEIAVRVTPRASRNAVLAEGGEIRVYVTVVPEDGKATAAVQKLLAKALGVAKSRLVLIRGATSRDKVFRLD, encoded by the coding sequence ATGGCCGATGACCTGACTGCGCTGGCGCAGCCCGGCGCCGAGATCGCGGTGCGGGTCACGCCCCGCGCCTCGCGCAATGCCGTGCTGGCGGAAGGCGGCGAGATCCGGGTCTATGTCACCGTGGTGCCCGAGGATGGCAAGGCCACTGCCGCGGTGCAGAAGCTGCTGGCCAAGGCGCTTGGCGTGGCGAAATCCCGGCTGGTGCTGATCCGCGGCGCCACCTCGCGCGACAAGGTGTTCCGGCTGGACTAG
- a CDS encoding GNAT family N-acetyltransferase: protein MTDILSRRYRPGDRTACLAIFDSNTPLFFAPEERAEFGRFLETLERAGWPYLVLTRAGRVVACGGLIVEADLSRGSFTWGMVDRAHHGQGLGTRLTQARLALARELRGIAELVLATSQRSRGFYEGIGFTARCLTPDGFGPGLDRWDMILRLDEA from the coding sequence ATGACCGACATCCTCTCGCGCCGCTACCGGCCCGGCGACCGTACCGCCTGCCTGGCGATCTTCGACAGCAACACCCCGCTCTTCTTTGCCCCCGAGGAGCGCGCAGAATTCGGCCGGTTTCTGGAAACGCTCGAGCGGGCAGGCTGGCCCTATCTGGTGTTGACCCGGGCCGGGCGGGTGGTGGCCTGTGGCGGGCTGATCGTCGAGGCAGATTTGTCGCGGGGCAGCTTCACCTGGGGCATGGTTGATCGGGCCCATCACGGGCAGGGCCTTGGCACCCGGTTGACGCAGGCCAGACTGGCATTGGCACGGGAACTGCGGGGCATCGCCGAGCTGGTGCTGGCGACGAGCCAGCGCAGCCGCGGTTTCTATGAAGGCATCGGCTTCACCGCCCGTTGCCTCACCCCCGACGGCTTCGGTCCGGGACTGGATCGCTGGGACATGATCCTGCGCCTGGACGAGGCCTAG